In the genome of Populus alba chromosome 11, ASM523922v2, whole genome shotgun sequence, one region contains:
- the LOC118031530 gene encoding auxin-responsive protein IAA8 isoform X2, with product MSPPLLGVVEEEGQSNVTLLASPASAESACLNGLELKERNYMGLSDCSSVDSSAVSAASDERKASLNLKATELRLGLPGSQSPERNHELSLLSSALLDEKPFFPLHPSNDGHYSAQKNVVSGNKRVFSDAMDEFSESKFLSNSEVNAMLSPRPSPNMGLKPGMLENLGVQQAKVKEIVAPKAGQERPHAANETRPLRNSSANNSSAPAPKAQVVGWPPIKSFRKNSLATTSKNTEEVDGKAGPGALFIKVSMDGAPYLRKVDLRNYSAYQELSSALEKMFSCFTIGQYGSHGAPGREMLSESKLKDLLHGSEYVLTYEDKDGDWMLVGDVPWEMFIETCKRLRIMKSSDAIGLAPRAMEKCKNRN from the exons ATGTCTCCACCATTACTTGGTGTTGTGGAGGAGGAGGGTCAAAGTAATGTCACTCTACTGGCTTCTCCGGCCTCTGCAGAAAGTGCATGCCTGAATGGTTTGGAATTGAAAGAGCGTAACTACATGGGTTTGTCCGATTGTTCTTCCGTGGACAGCTCGGCAGTCTCTGCAGCATCTGATGAAAGAAAGGCTAGTTTAAATCTGAAGGCTACTGAATTGCGGCTTGGGCTTCCTGGGTCTCAGTCTCCGGAAAGGAATCACGAGCTTTCCCTGTTGAGCTCGGCATTACTTGATGAGAAGCCCTTCTTCCCTTTGCATCCCTCAAATGATGGTCACTACTCAGCACAGAAAAATGTTGTTTCGGGTAACAAGAGAGTGTTCTCTGATGCCATGGATGAGTTTTCAGAG AGCAAGTTTCTGTCAAATTCGGAGGTAAATGCAATGCTCTCACCCAGGCCCTCACCGAacatgggattgaaacctggCATGTTGGAGAACCTTGGAGTTCAACAAGCTAAAGTGAAAGAGATAGTAGCCCCAAAGGCAGGACAAGAGAGACCTCATGCGGCAAACGAGACCAGACCACTTCGTAACAGCTCCGCAAACAACAGCAGTGCACCTGCTCCAAA GGCACAAGTTGTGGGCTGGCCACCCATCAAATCATTTAGGAAGAATTCCCTTGCCACCACCTCAAAGAACACAGAAGAAGTTGATGGTAAAGCAGGGCCAGGTGCTTTATTTATCAAAGTCAGCATGGATGGTGCTCCTTATCTTAGAAAAGTGGATTTGAGAAACTACTCTGCATATCAGGAATTGTCTTCTGCCCTCGAGAAGATGTTTAGCTGTTTCACCATCG GCCAATATGGATCCCATGGAGCTCCAGGAAGGGAGATGCTGAGCGAGAGCAAGCTGAAGGATCTGCTGCATGGCTCAGAATATGTTCTCACTTATGAGGATAAAGACGGAGACTGGATGCTTGTTGGCGATGTTCCCTGGGA GATGTTTATTGAAACATGCAAGAGGCTGAGGATCATGAAGAGCTCTGATGCCATTGGCCTAG CCCCAAGGGCCATGGAGAAATGCAAAAACAGGAATTAG
- the LOC118031530 gene encoding auxin-responsive protein IAA8 isoform X1 — MSPPLLGVVEEEGQSNVTLLASPASAESACLNGLELKERNYMGLSDCSSVDSSAVSAASDERKASLNLKATELRLGLPGSQSPERNHELSLLSSALLDEKPFFPLHPSNDGHYSAQKNVVSGNKRVFSDAMDEFSESKFLSNSEVNAMLSPRPSPNMGLKPGMLENLGVQQAKVKEIVAPKAGQERPHAANETRPLRNSSANNSSAPAPKAQVVGWPPIKSFRKNSLATTSKNTEEVDGKAGPGALFIKVSMDGAPYLRKVDLRNYSAYQELSSALEKMFSCFTIGQYGSHGAPGREMLSESKLKDLLHGSEYVLTYEDKDGDWMLVGDVPWEMFIETCKRLRIMKSSDAIGLGAFFMYLKPILLLF; from the exons ATGTCTCCACCATTACTTGGTGTTGTGGAGGAGGAGGGTCAAAGTAATGTCACTCTACTGGCTTCTCCGGCCTCTGCAGAAAGTGCATGCCTGAATGGTTTGGAATTGAAAGAGCGTAACTACATGGGTTTGTCCGATTGTTCTTCCGTGGACAGCTCGGCAGTCTCTGCAGCATCTGATGAAAGAAAGGCTAGTTTAAATCTGAAGGCTACTGAATTGCGGCTTGGGCTTCCTGGGTCTCAGTCTCCGGAAAGGAATCACGAGCTTTCCCTGTTGAGCTCGGCATTACTTGATGAGAAGCCCTTCTTCCCTTTGCATCCCTCAAATGATGGTCACTACTCAGCACAGAAAAATGTTGTTTCGGGTAACAAGAGAGTGTTCTCTGATGCCATGGATGAGTTTTCAGAG AGCAAGTTTCTGTCAAATTCGGAGGTAAATGCAATGCTCTCACCCAGGCCCTCACCGAacatgggattgaaacctggCATGTTGGAGAACCTTGGAGTTCAACAAGCTAAAGTGAAAGAGATAGTAGCCCCAAAGGCAGGACAAGAGAGACCTCATGCGGCAAACGAGACCAGACCACTTCGTAACAGCTCCGCAAACAACAGCAGTGCACCTGCTCCAAA GGCACAAGTTGTGGGCTGGCCACCCATCAAATCATTTAGGAAGAATTCCCTTGCCACCACCTCAAAGAACACAGAAGAAGTTGATGGTAAAGCAGGGCCAGGTGCTTTATTTATCAAAGTCAGCATGGATGGTGCTCCTTATCTTAGAAAAGTGGATTTGAGAAACTACTCTGCATATCAGGAATTGTCTTCTGCCCTCGAGAAGATGTTTAGCTGTTTCACCATCG GCCAATATGGATCCCATGGAGCTCCAGGAAGGGAGATGCTGAGCGAGAGCAAGCTGAAGGATCTGCTGCATGGCTCAGAATATGTTCTCACTTATGAGGATAAAGACGGAGACTGGATGCTTGTTGGCGATGTTCCCTGGGA GATGTTTATTGAAACATGCAAGAGGCTGAGGATCATGAAGAGCTCTGATGCCATTGGCCTAGGTGCGTTTTTTATGTATCTCAAGCCAATTTTACTACTGTTCTGA